TCAGCACCAGTGGGCCGCTGTCGCCGAACGGACGCAGGCGCATATCCACGCGATAGACAAAGCCATCCTGCGTGGGTTGATCCAGGGCCTTAATCAGCCGCTGACCCAGACGGGTAAAGAACTGGGCGTTATCCAGCTCACGGCGTCCACCGCGGGTGGTGCCCTTCTCCGGCCAGGCGAAGATCAGGTCGATGTCCGACGAGAAATTGAGTTCACCGCCGCCGAGCTTGCCCATCCCTAAAATCAGCAGCGGCTGCGGGGCGCCTTCATCGCTGCACGGCGTGCCCCATTCCCGGCAGCAGGCGTCGTACAGCCAGTCGCGCGCGGCGACGATCAGGGTTTCCGCCAGGTGACTTAACTGCTGCAACGTGCTCTCTTCACTCACCAGCATCAGCGCCTGCGCCCAGGCGATGCGCACCATCACCCGACGGCGGAAGTGGCGCAGCACGCGCATCAGCGCGGCTTCATCGCTGACCTCCGCCAGCGCGTCGCCTAACCACCGGGCGTAGTGCTGCCACTCATCCGCCTGGGGAGGCGCGGCCTCAAGTTCAGTCAGCCAGTCAGGATGGGCGGTGACGCTCTCCTGCACGAAGTCGCTGAACGCCAGCATCTGCCGGGCCTGCTCGCTTAATGACGAGGCGGGTAATGCTTCCGGCAGACGCTCACATACCGTCTGCCACTGCTGCTGTAAGGGTGAAGAAAGCGGCATCATGGGGGTTCCTTGCCTGCGTTAACGTTTTCCGCTGTGCAGCCAGAATGGCTCCTGCGAAATGGCTTCGTTACGGAAATGCTCAATTTCAATGTGCTGGCGGGTCTTGATGGCATACAGCAGCCCCTGCCAGTTTTCCAGCCAGGCGCGGGCCGCCGGGCCGTCGTACGCCCCTGACAGAAGCAGCATGCTGTCGACGTTACGCGCCAGACGAATCAGCTGATCGCCATACTGGTCGCCCAGCGGATGGGCGAAAATGGTTTTCAGTTCCGCCGCGTGGCGGGAGAGCTGGATATCGGCGAAACGCTTGAAGTTATCGGCAATTTTGGCCTGCGCTTTTGCATCCAGGAAGGTACGCCAGCCGCGGGTCACCAGAAACTCGGTCAGCGCCAGTTTCGCGGTAGCGGTTTGCGGGCTGTAGACCGCCGTCTCGGCAGAGACATCCGACGCCATCAGGGTTTCGGTCTGGGTCAGCAGATCGCGTAAGTGAGCACTCGCTTTACGTGGAACAATACCGCCGAACAGCGTCAGGCTGTGGCGCACCAGCGCCATCGCCGCCAGCACCTCGGCTTTCGCCCCTTTCACGCCGCGGACCCACAGCTCTTCGTGGTATTGCCACTGGCTCAGCGCCAGCTCCAGCGAGGCTTCAAACCCCTGCTCAATGGACGACTTTGGCGCGACGCGCATAATCTCAAGCGGTTTAAGGGTGCGCGGCGCATTGCCCTGGGCCAGATGATAGCCACGGGCCGCCTTGCTCAGGCTCCCCTGACGCAGACCGCTCTGGGTCACCAGCTTGCGCGCCAGCTTCAGCACGTCATCGGCGTGGCCTTCCAGCAGCTCAAGCTCCAGCTCGCAGATGGGTTCCTGGAACTCACCCGCTTTCACCTCGCCCCGGTCGAGGGCGATTTCGATGCGGCTCTTCCCTTCGTTCACCAGCCACTTTTCGCGCCAGAAATCGGTGCTGAATAGCGGGCTGGCGCTCTCCTGCAGCCCTTCAGGCAACTGGCCTTCCGGCCACACTTCCGCCGGGAAGCGCGCCAGATCCAGCGCAGGCTGGTCAATTTCAATATTGTATTCCGGGCGCTGATGCAGGCCGCCGACCACGCGGCCGGCGATTTTCATGGTCATCTCGTAGCGACCATCAACACCGCGGATGCGCAGCCCCATATCATGGCGACGCAGCCACAGGTCCTGGGTTTCGTAATAGATGTTGAGCAGTTGCACCGGCTCGTGATGTTCACCTGTCAGCTGGTGCAGATGGTTTTTCAGCGCGTCAACGCTGTCATTTTCAACGATAAACTTTAATTCGATTTCCTGAGCCATGGCCTTGTTCTTTTGATTGCAGCACTGCGGGGTAAATTTAGGCGAACTTACTCGCCAGTTTTTTGTCAGTAAATAGTATTTTGCGCCAGATTGCCACGCAATGAGCAATTTGACGGCCGTAGAGTTTGCAAAAGTGGCAAACAGTACACGGAGGATTCCGAATGCTGACGAATCCTTTGCGTGGAGAAGCCGTTACCACTACTATCGTTCCACTTTTTATGAAAATAACGACTGCCTGATGCTTAAATTACGCCTAATCGGACTGACATTACTTGCCTTTAGCGCCGCGACAGCGGTTCACGCTGAAGAGAAACGCTACGTTTCTGACGAACTGAATACCTGGGTACGCAGTGGACCGGGTGACAATTATCGCCTCGTGGGTACGATTAATGCCGGCGAGGAAGTGGTGCTGTTACAGAGCAACGCCGACTCCAGCTATGGCCAGGTGCGCGACAGCAGCGGCCGTACCGCGTGGATCCCGTTGAAAGAGCTTAGCACCAGCCCAAGCCTGCGCACCCGCGTGCCGGATCTGGAAAACCAGGTCAAAACCCTGACCGACAAACTCACCAACATCGACGCCACCTGGAATCAGCGCACGGCTGAAATGCAGCAGAAAGTGGCCCAGAGCGACGGGGTGATCAACGGTCTCAAAGACGAAAACCAGAAGCTGAAAAACGAGCTCATCGTCGCCCAGAAAAAGGTGAGCGCAGCCAACCTGCAGCTGGATGACAAACAGCGCACCATCATCATGCAGTGGTTTATGTATGGCGGCGGCGTGCTGGGTATGGGTCTGCTGCTGGGTCTGGTGCTGCCGCATCTGGTGCCGAGCCGTAAGCGTAAAGACCGCTGGATGAACTAAATCGCTATCTCTGCCACACTTACGTATTATTTTGCCAAATTTTGATACGGGAGAGTGTGGCGTGAAGATTTATCTGGTCGGTGGTGCGGTTCGTGATGCGTTGTTAGGTCTGCCGGTCAAAGATAAAGACTGGGTGGTGGTGGGAGCCACCCCTCAGGAGATGCTCGATGCGGGCTACCAGCAGGTAGGCCGCGATTTTCCTGTCTTTCTGCACCCCCAAAGCCGCCAGGAGTATGCTCTGGCGCGTACCGAGCGCAAATCCGGCGTCGGCTACACCGGTTTCACCTGCCATGCCGACCCGGACGTCACCCTCGAAGACGATTTGCAGCGCCGTGACCTGACCATCAACGCCCTCGCGCAGGATGAAGACGGCCATATTATTGATGCCTACGGCGGTCAGACGGATCTGCAAAACCGCATTCTGCGCCATGTTTCCCCCGCTTTTTCCGAAGATCCGCTCCGCGTACTGCGCGTGGCGCGTTTTGCTGCCCGCTATGCCCATCTGAGCTTCCGCATCGCCGATGAAACCCTGGCGCTGATGACCGCGATGACCGAAGCAGGCGAGCTGGAACACCTTACCCCCGAACGCGTGTGGAAAGAGACCGAGAATGCGCTGACCACGCGTAATCCGCAGGTTTTCTTCCAGGTGCTGCGCGACTGCGGCGCGCTGAAGGTGCTGTTCCCGGAACTGGACGCGCTGTTTGGCGTACCGGCCCCGGCGAAGTGGCACCCCGAGATCGATACCGGTATCCATACCCTGATGACCCTGAGCATGGCGGCGATGCTCAGCCCGGAGGTGGATGTCCGCTTTGCCACCCTCTGCCACGACCTCGGCAAGGGATTAACCCCGCCTGAATTATGGCCGCGCCACCACGGACACGGCCCGGCAGGCGTGCGTCTGGTGGAAAAGGTCTGCCAGCGGATGCGGGTGCCTAACGAAATCCGCGATCTGGCGAAGCTGGTCGCCGAGTTCCATGACCTGATCCACACCTTCCCGATCCTCAAACCGGCCACCATCGTTAAGCTGTTCGACAGCATTGACGCCTGGCGCAAGCCGCAGCGCGTGGAGCAGATCGCCTTAACCAGCGAAGCCGACGTGCGCGGGCGCACCGGGTTTGAAGCCTGTGATTATCCGCAGGGGCGGTTGCTGCGCGAAGCGTGGATCGTGGCGAAAGCCGTGCCGACGAAAGCGGTGGTCGAAGCCGGATTTAAAGGCCCGGAGATTCGGGAAGAGTTAACCAAACGGCGGATTAAGGCGGTAGCGGACTGGAAGGAAAAGCGTTGCCCCCAGCCTGAAGGCTGAGGGCGGGCAATCAGAAGAAGACCACGTAAACCGCGGCCGCCACGATAAAGCGATAGATGGCGAACGGGATAAACGAGATGCGCTTGATCAGCTGCAGGAAGGTTTTGATGGCGATCAGCGCCACGATAAAGGCGGTGATAAAGCCCACCGCAAACATCGGGATGTCACCGGCGGTCAGGAAGTGGTAGCTCTTGTAGAGGTCGAGCGCGGTGGCGCCCATCATCATCGGCACCGCCAGCAGGAAGGAGAACTCAGAGGCCGCATAGCGGCTCACCCCCATCAGCATCCCGCCTGAAATCGTCGCCCCGGAGCGGGAGAAGCCCGGCCACAGCGCCAGACACTGGAAGCAGCCAATCATAAACGCCTGACGGTAGGTCATATCATCCAGACCCGGTGCGCGCGGCTCTTTCGGCTTCAGCAGCTCGGCGGCAATCAGCAGGACACCGCCGACCACCAGGGCATACATCACGTTAATCGGGTTAAACAGCGACTTGATGGTGTCGTGGAGCACCAGCCCCAGCACCACCGCCGGGATCATGCCGAGCAGAATGTGCAGCAGCGTCAGACGCCCTTTGCCGGAACCTTCATGCGGCGGATGACCAAAATGAATGCCAATCAGGCCGAACAGGCGACGCCAGAACATCACCACCACCGCCAGAATGGATCCTAACTGGATCACCACTTCAAAGGTTTTCGCCGTTTCGCCCTCGAACCCCAGCAGGTGGCCGACAATGATCATGTGGCCTGTACTGGAAACCGGCAAAAACTCTGTCAATCCTTCGACCACACCCAGTATTGCTGCCACCAGCAGGGAGTGCATATCGCTCATCAATAAACCCCTAAAAAGACAGAAAAAACGGGTTACCGCGAGGGTAACCGTAAAAGGAACAGCTGTAAGACTGATTTAACAGGAATTGGTTTAACGTTTATACCGTTAAATATTTCCTTTCAGATTTTGGCTACGCTCAATAATGACGCCGACGTTGGCGGCCCGCGCCACTGCGCCAGGCTTGCTGAGTTTGATGCGCAC
This DNA window, taken from Leclercia adecarboxylata, encodes the following:
- a CDS encoding inorganic triphosphatase; translated protein: MAQEIELKFIVENDSVDALKNHLHQLTGEHHEPVQLLNIYYETQDLWLRRHDMGLRIRGVDGRYEMTMKIAGRVVGGLHQRPEYNIEIDQPALDLARFPAEVWPEGQLPEGLQESASPLFSTDFWREKWLVNEGKSRIEIALDRGEVKAGEFQEPICELELELLEGHADDVLKLARKLVTQSGLRQGSLSKAARGYHLAQGNAPRTLKPLEIMRVAPKSSIEQGFEASLELALSQWQYHEELWVRGVKGAKAEVLAAMALVRHSLTLFGGIVPRKASAHLRDLLTQTETLMASDVSAETAVYSPQTATAKLALTEFLVTRGWRTFLDAKAQAKIADNFKRFADIQLSRHAAELKTIFAHPLGDQYGDQLIRLARNVDSMLLLSGAYDGPAARAWLENWQGLLYAIKTRQHIEIEHFRNEAISQEPFWLHSGKR
- a CDS encoding TIGR04211 family SH3 domain-containing protein gives rise to the protein MLKLRLIGLTLLAFSAATAVHAEEKRYVSDELNTWVRSGPGDNYRLVGTINAGEEVVLLQSNADSSYGQVRDSSGRTAWIPLKELSTSPSLRTRVPDLENQVKTLTDKLTNIDATWNQRTAEMQQKVAQSDGVINGLKDENQKLKNELIVAQKKVSAANLQLDDKQRTIIMQWFMYGGGVLGMGLLLGLVLPHLVPSRKRKDRWMN
- a CDS encoding multifunctional CCA addition/repair protein → MKIYLVGGAVRDALLGLPVKDKDWVVVGATPQEMLDAGYQQVGRDFPVFLHPQSRQEYALARTERKSGVGYTGFTCHADPDVTLEDDLQRRDLTINALAQDEDGHIIDAYGGQTDLQNRILRHVSPAFSEDPLRVLRVARFAARYAHLSFRIADETLALMTAMTEAGELEHLTPERVWKETENALTTRNPQVFFQVLRDCGALKVLFPELDALFGVPAPAKWHPEIDTGIHTLMTLSMAAMLSPEVDVRFATLCHDLGKGLTPPELWPRHHGHGPAGVRLVEKVCQRMRVPNEIRDLAKLVAEFHDLIHTFPILKPATIVKLFDSIDAWRKPQRVEQIALTSEADVRGRTGFEACDYPQGRLLREAWIVAKAVPTKAVVEAGFKGPEIREELTKRRIKAVADWKEKRCPQPEG
- the bacA gene encoding undecaprenyl-diphosphate phosphatase, with product MSDMHSLLVAAILGVVEGLTEFLPVSSTGHMIIVGHLLGFEGETAKTFEVVIQLGSILAVVVMFWRRLFGLIGIHFGHPPHEGSGKGRLTLLHILLGMIPAVVLGLVLHDTIKSLFNPINVMYALVVGGVLLIAAELLKPKEPRAPGLDDMTYRQAFMIGCFQCLALWPGFSRSGATISGGMLMGVSRYAASEFSFLLAVPMMMGATALDLYKSYHFLTAGDIPMFAVGFITAFIVALIAIKTFLQLIKRISFIPFAIYRFIVAAAVYVVFF